The Hyperolius riggenbachi isolate aHypRig1 chromosome 3, aHypRig1.pri, whole genome shotgun sequence genome window below encodes:
- the LOC137562638 gene encoding gastrula zinc finger protein XlCGF57.1-like gives MSDSGDKCFSCSECEKSFNQRGKLLRHVRVHTGEKPFSCSECEKSFNQSGKLLRHMRVHTGEKPFSCSVCEKRFSLKETLVAHQIRHTGERPFSCSKCPKYFSSKSSLRAHQKNHTGVKPFSCSECEKSFYHKSHLTVHQSTHTGVKRFSCSECGESFARMSQLIVHQSTHTGVKLFSCSECKKSFYYKSHLIIHLSTHTGVKQFSCSECGKSFARKSQLKRHWSTHTGEKPFSCSECDKSFSTQQLFNGHLWTHTGEKKYKCTECDKCFVQKGHLTRHQRTHTGERPFSRSVRSKSHSQKLHLRSYLKIDEQVEMGLKSVFD, from the coding sequence ATGAGTGACAGCGGAGACAAGTGTTTTTCTTGCTCTGAATGTGAGAAATCATTTAATCAAAGGGGAAAACTTTTAAGACACGTGAGAGTCCACACTGGAGAAAAGCCATTTTCTTGCTCTGAATGTGAGAAATCATTTAATCAAAGTGGAAAACTTTTAAGACACATGAGAGTCCACACTGGAGAAAAGCCATTTTCTTGCTCTGTGTGTGAAAAACGTTTTAGTCTGAAAGAAACCCTCGTGGCTCATCAGATACGTCATACTGGGGAGAGGCCTTTTTCCTGCTCAAAATGTCCGAAATATTTTTCTTCAAAATCAAGCCTCCGAGCACACCAGAAGAATCACACCGGAGTGAAGCCGTTTTCATGCTCTGAATGTGAGAAGTCTTTTTATCATAAGTCACACCTTACAGTACACCAGAGTACCCACACTGGAGTGAAGCGGTTTTCTTGCTCAGAATGTGGGGAATCTTTCGCTCGGATGTCACAACTTATAGTACACCAGAGTACACACACGGGAGTGAAGCTGTTTTCATGCTCAGAATGTAAGAAATCTTTCTATTATAAGTCACACCTCATAATACACCTGAGTACCCACACTGGCGTGAAGCAGTTTTCTTGCTCTGAATGTGGAAAATCTTTCGCTAGGAAGTCACAGCTTAAAAGACACTGGAGCacacacactggagagaagccattttcttgctCTGAATGTGATAAGTCTTTCAGCACTCAACAACTGTTCAATGGCCATCTCTggactcacactggagagaaaaaGTATAAATGTACTGAGTGTGACAAATGTTTCGTACAGAAGGGACATCTTACTCggcatcagagaactcacacaggcgAAAGGCCATTCAGTCGTTCAGTCCGTAGCAAAAGTCACTCTCAAAAGCTACATCTGAGAAGTTATCTGAAGATAGAtgaacaagtggaaatgggcctgaaatctgtttttgattaa